GCCGCGGCGGGACCGACCTGCACGTGCAGGGCTCCCTCACGGCGGCCGCCGGGCTGGCCACCGCGGAGCCCGCCGACTGCGCGATCGCCCTGGCGGTGGCCGACGTACACGGCGGCCCGGGCGAGGAGCCCGACCGCGCCCACCTGGCCCGGCTGCTGGCCGACGCCCTTCCCGACGGGGACGACACGCTGCGCCGGGCGGTGCTGTTCGCCCGCCCCGGGCAGGCACTCCTGCTGGGCCCCGAGCCGGGGCGACGGCAGCGGTACGTCGACTTCGACCCGGCCGCCTCGGACGCGCGGCTGGTGCTGCTGGCCGTACGCGGGGACCCGGCGGACCGGCCGGCCGAGCTGGCCCGGGCCGTGGCCCGCACCCGCGCGGCCGGGGCGCTGAGCGCCTGGCAGCCCGGGCAGCGGCCGGGGCGGAGCGTGCTGGTGCTGCTGCCCGAGGCCCGACTGGCGGCGGTACGGGCCGCGGTCGCGGAGGACTTCCGCGACCGGGGGCGGCCCGTACCGCGGTTCCTGAACATCGCCGTGGCCGGAGCGGCCCGGCGCGAGGAATGACCCACCCACCCCCACACCGAGGAGGAACCTCCCATGTCCACCCCGTCACCCAGAACGACCGCGAAACGCGGGGCCCGACGCTCCGCGCTCGTGGCCGCACTCGCCACGCTCGGCGTGCTCGGTGCCTTCACCGTGGCCAACTCGCAGGCCGCGGAGACCGGTTCCACGACGCCCGCAACCACCGCGGCTTCGGCCGCGGCCCTGCCCTCGTACGACCACGTGGTCGTCGTCGTGTACGAGAACAAGCAGTACGGGGAGATCATCGGCAGCGCGAACGCCCCGTACATCAACCAGCTGGCGAACGGCGGCGCGAGCCTGACCGCGATGAAGGCGCTGACCCACCCCAGCCAGCCGAACTACTTCAACCTCTTCTCCGGCGCCACGCAGGGCATCACCGGCGACGGCTGCTACACCCCGCAGTCGATGACGGCGGCCAACCTCGGCCAGGAGGTGATCGCGGCCGGCAAGACCTTCGCGACGTACAACGAGGACCTGCCGAGCGAGGGTTCCACGGTCTGCACGAACGGCCAGTACGCGCAGAAGCACAATCCGTGGTTCGCCTTCAAGAACGTGCCGCTGAACACCGGCAAGACCTGGGCGCAGTTCCCGCAGAACAACTTCGCGGCGCTGCCGAACCTCTCGTTCATCGTCCCCAACCAGTGCAACGACATGCACTCGTGCTCGGTCAACACGGGTGACACCTGGACGAAGAACAACATCGACGCCTACGCGCAGTGGGCCAAGGCCAACAACAGCCTGCTGGTGCTGACCTGGGACGAGGACAACTTCCTGGGCTCGAACCAGATCGCCACCGTCTTCTACGGGGCGAACGTGAAGACGGGCACCTACAGCACCGCCTTCAACCACCACCACCTCCTGCGGACCTTCGAGGACCTCATGGGCACGGCCACGCACGCGGGCAACGCGGCCAACGTGCAGCCGATCACCGAGGTGTTCACCACCGGCACGACCCCCACACCCACGCCGACACCCACCACGACCCCCACAGCCACACCCACACCGACACCCACACCCACACCCACCACAGGTGCCTTCAAACTGACCAACCCAGGCCCCCAGACCTGCAAGTTCAACCAGTCCTGCGCCATCCAGCTCACCGCCACCGGCGGCAAGGCTCCGATCCGCTACGCGGCCACGGGCCTGCCCTTCGGCCTGACCATGGATCCCGGCACGGGCCGGATCGGCGGCAAGGCGTGGTCCGTCGGCACGGTCCAGGTCACCGCGACCGCCACCGATTCCACGGGCGCGAC
This genomic window from Streptomyces sp. NBC_01351 contains:
- a CDS encoding galactokinase translates to MKRPPLEPPAPPASAPPASALPASAAPAGGDLARRAGADPLFRLVAYALEAAHGRPPAAVWSAPHAFHLGSPGLVAAAGWPTAAAAAPRTDGLVRLSSLAHPADSCDLPLTLAGPPPDAPDWALRPYAVLRALARAGHGRGGTDLHVQGSLTAAAGLATAEPADCAIALAVADVHGGPGEEPDRAHLARLLADALPDGDDTLRRAVLFARPGQALLLGPEPGRRQRYVDFDPAASDARLVLLAVRGDPADRPAELARAVARTRAAGALSAWQPGQRPGRSVLVLLPEARLAAVRAAVAEDFRDRGRPVPRFLNIAVAGAARREE
- a CDS encoding alkaline phosphatase family protein; the protein is MSTPSPRTTAKRGARRSALVAALATLGVLGAFTVANSQAAETGSTTPATTAASAAALPSYDHVVVVVYENKQYGEIIGSANAPYINQLANGGASLTAMKALTHPSQPNYFNLFSGATQGITGDGCYTPQSMTAANLGQEVIAAGKTFATYNEDLPSEGSTVCTNGQYAQKHNPWFAFKNVPLNTGKTWAQFPQNNFAALPNLSFIVPNQCNDMHSCSVNTGDTWTKNNIDAYAQWAKANNSLLVLTWDEDNFLGSNQIATVFYGANVKTGTYSTAFNHHHLLRTFEDLMGTATHAGNAANVQPITEVFTTGTTPTPTPTPTTTPTATPTPTPTPTPTTGAFKLTNPGPQTCKFNQSCAIQLTATGGKAPIRYAATGLPFGLTMDPGTGRIGGKAWSVGTVQVTATATDSTGATVTAAFPLTVNWF